The Actinomycetes bacterium genome contains the following window.
ACGATCGCCAGCGCCAGCATGATGCGGTACTGGGACACGAACCAGCCGGCGTTGACCACGTCGGGCGAGGTGGTGTCGTTGATCAGGCTGCCGACCTTCTCGAGGAACCACTGGCCGGCCGACGCGACCGCGTTGGTGAAGCTGCGCAGCGCGCTGTCCCCGGCGGTGGCCGCGAGGTTGCCGGCGGCCTGGCCGATCGCGCCCCCGGCCGCTCCGACCGGGTTGGTGCCCGCCTTGCAGACGTTCTGCAGCACCTGGTTGGTGATCTGGTCGCACTGGTCCGGCTTCTTGCCCGTGTCGGCGGGCTGGCCCGGCGGGCCGGGGGCGGTCTGGGCCATGGCCGCGGGCGCGACCACGAGCAGCAGGGCGAGCACGCCGACGAGCACCAGAGCGCCGGCCGAGTACCGGCGAAGCGGGCGCGCCCGCCGAGACGACCCGACACTGCCTACCCGCGAGCCGCGTGTGCTCGACTGGCGCTCTGCGAGCCAGCGGCCCCAGGCGCGCCTACGATCCCGCTGCATGGTCATACTCCTTGAACTGCTGGGTGAGTTGGACGAACGCGGATGCGGCGGAGGGCACCTCGGTGTCGAGGGAGAGCGGGGTCGGCGCGGTCCGGGTCGTGGCCCGGACCTCCTTCCAGTCGCCGCCGACCCACTTCAGGTCGATCGTGGTGATGCCCCACCCGCTCTGGACCGGGATCCCGGTGGTCGACCCGGCGAGCGCCACCGTCCAGATCGACACGCGGGCGCTGGCGTCATCGTAGCGCTCGATGGAGTGGCCGAAGGGCGCCGTGCGCAGGGCGATCTTGTCGGCGACCGGCCCGTCGGCGGGCAGGCGCAGGGCCTTGCGGAGCACGGGCACGGCGCCGTCCCAGGCCCGCTGCAGCTCCGCCCGCGCCTCGGGGGCGGCGAGCAGGACCACGGCCTTGTGCCGACGCTGGGTGTCGAACACCAGGTCGCCCCCGAGGACCGTGGCGTAGTTGGTCGCGGCGGCCAGAGCGCCCTGCCTGGAGTGGGCCCAGCCCACGCCCACCCCGTCGACGACCTGGCGCGGGCCGGCCTTGGCGGACGCGGCCGGGCTGGCCGCGGGCGTCCCGGCCGTCACCCCGGGCGTGCTGGCGGCCCCGGGGGCAGGCGCGGTGGCGGCCGGGGACGCGGCGGTCGCCCTGGGAGCGGTCGGGTCCTGGGTGACCGCCGGCCTGGTGGTGGAGCGGCCGATCACCATCCCGCCGGCGAACACCACGGCCACGAGCGCGAGCACCCAGAGGCGGCCAGGCCCACTGGTGGGCCTGGCGCTGCGCTGGTCGGACGGCCGGTAGACCACCCTGGCGCGGGCCTGCTCGGTCACCGCCACCGGACGCTGCTCCTCTCGTCGCCTTGCGGTTCCTGGAGGGTCGGCCAGGCCGGGCGGCCCGGCCTCGGTCCCGGACCCCCCTGTCCCCTGCTGCTACGGGTGGTCAGGCGGTCTGCCCGAGGGAGAACGCCCAGTTCACGAGGGCCGCGGAAGCACCCACGATGACCGCCCCGACGATGGAGTAGAGCGTGGCCCGCTTGCCGACGGCGGCCTGGTGGTAGTTGGAGCTGAGCGAGCCGACGCCCCACATGGCGCCGCCGATCACGATGCCGACCAGCGACAGCAGCAAGGCGAAGCCGCCGATGCCGTCGATGACCTTCTGGAACGGCCCGGCGCCCGGGATCGCGGAGAAGTTGGGGCTTATGTTCACCTTCTGGGCGACGATGGTGGCGGCGACGGTGACGTGCTCGAGCGCGCGCATGCTCAAATCCCTCCCTGGTCAAGCATGGTACGGGTACCGTCGGGGGACGGTCCCCTCGTGTGGTGTGCGTCGCGGGTGCTCATGCGGTGAACCCGTCTGCGACGGCGGCGGCCACTTCGAGGTAGGCGTGGCGGGTCTGGGGCCGGAGCCGCTCGACCTGGGTCTCCGCGCCGGCGCTGAGATGCGGGTCCCACGGCACCTGGACCACGGCCCGGCAGCGGCCGGCGAAGTGCTGCTGGATCTTGTCGACCTCGACCGGGCCCTCGGGCTGCACGGCGTTGACCACCGCGACCGCGCCCTGCACCAGCTCGGCGTGGCCGTTCTCGTTCAGCCAGTCCAGCGTCGAGCTGGCCGCCCTGGCCGAGTCCAGGCTTGGCGCCATCACCACCACGATCTGGTCGGCCAGCTGCAAGATCCCCTTGGTGGCCGACTCCAGCACCCCGGTGCCGGTGTCCAGGCAGATCAGGTTGTAGTGCCGCTCGAGCAGCGCGATCGCGCGCCGGTAGTCCTCCTCGCCGAGCGCCTTGGTGATGCGGGGGTCGTCGTCGGAGGCGACCACCTCGAGGCGGGTCGGGGCCTGGGAGGTGTAGGCCCGGATGTCGGCGTAGCGGACGATCTCAGCCTCGTCGGCGAGCAGGTTGGTGATGGTGGCGGCGGTCTCGCGCCGGACCCGGTAGCCCAGCGACCCGGCGTCGGGGTTGCCGTCCAGGGCCACCACCCGGTCGCCGCGCAGCGACGCGAAGGTGTGGCCCAGCATCAGCGTGGTGGTGGTCTTGCCCACCCCGCCCTTGCGGCTGATCACCGCGATCGAGCGGCAGCCGGCCACCGGCGCCTTGGCGCGGGCGATCAGCTCGCGCTCGCGCAGCTCGGCGGGGCTGGGACCGAAGTTGACGCGGCCGCCGGTGAGCCAGTAGACCACCCGGCGCCAGCCGTCGCGGGGCGCCCGCGACTGCCCGCGCAGGTACCGCTCGGCGGTGAAGTCGGCCGCGGTGGAGTGCTGCTGCGAGGCCAAGGGCCCGCCCGGGCGGCGCTGGGCGCGGCTTGGCGGCACGCGGTCGGCCCGGAACGGGGGGCGGGTCCGGGGCGCGTCGGGGAGCGGGCGGCGCTGCTGGTCGGGTCCGACTGTCCTGGCGGTCTCGGCCGGCTTGGACGCGTCGTCGTCGATGAGGCCCAGCGGGACAAGGGCCTCCTCATGGCCGCCTCCACCGGGGGAGGAGCCCGACTGCTGCGCCACGTCCAACCCTCCTTCGGAGCCGCTCGAGTTGCCGTGTCGGTGATGTCTCAACGTGGATCGGATTTCGCTGGCGAAGTGGTGTGACGGATGGTCCGGGATGCCGCTAACCGTCCATGTGGGCAGTACCAAAGGTTACACTGCTCCGCAGTGCCACAAAAGCAAGTGAATCGGATTTGCCGGGGGTACGAGGGACGTGTCGGGTGACAGCCGTGGCAGTTGGCCTGGCCGCCTGCCGGCCGCTGCTCGTCTACGCTTCCTCCTGGACAGGGTCTCGGATGAGCCCGGCGGGGGCTCGCGGGGCACTGGATCGAGGACCCGCCGGACGGTATCCTCTCAACCATCCCGAGGAACTAAAATAGCACTGAAGTGCCTGCGAGGGGCGAGCCTTCGCGTTGATATACCCCAGAAATCCCCCTTCCGCCTGCGCATCCCCGCCCTGGCGACCCCGGATCGAGGCAGCCGATGAAGAAGCTCGCGATTGGCGTCCCGGTCGCCCTG
Protein-coding sequences here:
- a CDS encoding DUF6112 family protein; the protein is MRALEHVTVAATIVAQKVNISPNFSAIPGAGPFQKVIDGIGGFALLLSLVGIVIGGAMWGVGSLSSNYHQAAVGKRATLYSIVGAVIVGASAALVNWAFSLGQTA
- a CDS encoding MinD/ParA family protein, producing MAQQSGSSPGGGGHEEALVPLGLIDDDASKPAETARTVGPDQQRRPLPDAPRTRPPFRADRVPPSRAQRRPGGPLASQQHSTAADFTAERYLRGQSRAPRDGWRRVVYWLTGGRVNFGPSPAELRERELIARAKAPVAGCRSIAVISRKGGVGKTTTTLMLGHTFASLRGDRVVALDGNPDAGSLGYRVRRETAATITNLLADEAEIVRYADIRAYTSQAPTRLEVVASDDDPRITKALGEEDYRRAIALLERHYNLICLDTGTGVLESATKGILQLADQIVVVMAPSLDSARAASSTLDWLNENGHAELVQGAVAVVNAVQPEGPVEVDKIQQHFAGRCRAVVQVPWDPHLSAGAETQVERLRPQTRHAYLEVAAAVADGFTA